The following proteins are encoded in a genomic region of Bacillus sp. FJAT-22090:
- a CDS encoding peptidoglycan D,D-transpeptidase FtsI family protein — translation MNKKFRFQWGAFLMFLLYGGLFFLLLSRFVFIQVTGTAEGQVLSTKADSKYSREQVIPASRGKIIDRNGDIIVEDTLSYKIIAVISPEATNNSSAPRHVVDPEKTAKVLAEYIDMPEQDILDVLNKYIKAGKYQVEFGKAGRDISYKVMTEIKNNNLPGIIFVQDMKRLYPNGQFASHLIGFALKEENEDGEAVAVGKMGLEYIYDEKLTGTPGKVNFKSDTKGFLLPNAEKMITNPKDGDNIHLTIDKTIQNFLEDALNKAEEKYNPEKMTAIVANPKTGEILAMSQRPTFEPNTREGLSTNWLNEAIEQTIEPGSTMKIFTLASAIEEGVWEPNAPYKSGSYTVYDRTIRDHNVYGWGTISYLEGFQRSSNVSMAYLLNRIGDETFIDYIHRFGFGEKTGIDLPHEATGTVSDKYPINRVTTTYGQGTTVTPIQLVQAMTAIANKGKMMQPYVIDKIVDPSTGKLVSDHKPVEKESPISEKTAEQVKEILASTVTSEKGTAQRFKLDDYTTAGKTGTAQIANPEGGYFWGRNLFLYSFLGLAPVEDPQLIVYVAVHKPQLKDTEVGSEPTSDIFNSVTENSLKYLNIQPENLELASSIKMPNIVGQNMMESQTTLESQGLKTVIIGQSENVKEQFPAAGTSILAKGTVFIKGEGDIELPNFTGWSKRNIMIYKSLSNIPIEISGEGYVTSQSLTAGSIVSKDTPVVVHLSTPEETKIVPELEESMEEPPQD, via the coding sequence ATGAATAAGAAATTTCGTTTTCAATGGGGAGCCTTTCTAATGTTTTTACTTTATGGAGGGCTCTTTTTTCTATTGTTAAGCCGATTTGTGTTTATTCAAGTTACGGGGACTGCAGAAGGACAAGTGTTATCTACAAAAGCAGACTCTAAGTATAGTAGAGAACAAGTGATTCCAGCAAGTAGAGGTAAAATTATAGACCGTAACGGAGATATTATTGTAGAAGATACGCTAAGTTATAAAATTATTGCAGTTATAAGTCCTGAAGCTACCAATAACAGTAGTGCACCACGGCATGTAGTAGATCCTGAAAAAACTGCGAAAGTGTTAGCTGAATATATTGATATGCCAGAGCAAGATATATTGGATGTGCTAAACAAATATATAAAAGCAGGTAAATATCAAGTGGAGTTCGGAAAAGCTGGTAGGGATATTAGCTATAAAGTAATGACAGAAATTAAAAATAACAATCTACCAGGAATAATTTTTGTTCAAGATATGAAAAGACTTTATCCAAATGGGCAATTTGCCTCGCATCTAATTGGTTTCGCCTTAAAAGAAGAAAATGAAGATGGCGAAGCTGTAGCGGTAGGAAAGATGGGCTTGGAGTATATTTATGATGAAAAATTAACCGGAACGCCTGGAAAAGTAAATTTTAAGAGTGATACGAAAGGCTTTTTATTGCCAAATGCTGAAAAAATGATAACGAATCCGAAAGATGGAGACAATATTCATTTAACGATTGATAAAACAATACAAAACTTCTTAGAAGATGCACTTAACAAAGCAGAAGAAAAGTATAATCCTGAAAAAATGACCGCTATTGTTGCGAATCCTAAAACAGGAGAAATTCTTGCTATGTCGCAAAGACCTACCTTCGAGCCGAATACGAGAGAAGGATTATCTACGAACTGGCTAAATGAAGCAATTGAACAAACGATTGAACCGGGCTCAACGATGAAAATTTTCACTTTAGCATCAGCAATTGAAGAAGGAGTATGGGAGCCGAATGCCCCGTATAAATCTGGATCCTATACAGTATATGATCGAACAATACGTGATCACAACGTATATGGTTGGGGCACTATTTCTTACTTAGAAGGTTTTCAACGCTCTTCAAATGTGTCGATGGCTTACTTGTTAAATAGAATCGGAGATGAGACTTTTATAGATTATATTCATCGTTTTGGATTTGGAGAAAAAACAGGGATTGATTTGCCACATGAAGCGACTGGGACGGTTAGTGATAAGTATCCTATTAATAGGGTAACTACCACTTATGGCCAAGGGACTACTGTTACACCAATTCAGCTTGTTCAAGCCATGACTGCCATTGCAAATAAAGGTAAAATGATGCAACCATATGTGATAGATAAAATTGTAGATCCAAGCACAGGAAAGCTAGTTAGCGATCACAAACCAGTTGAAAAGGAATCTCCAATATCCGAAAAGACTGCTGAGCAGGTGAAAGAAATTTTAGCAAGTACGGTTACATCGGAAAAAGGGACTGCTCAACGGTTTAAATTAGATGATTATACTACTGCTGGGAAAACAGGTACCGCTCAAATTGCAAACCCTGAGGGTGGATATTTTTGGGGTCGTAATTTGTTTTTGTATTCCTTTTTAGGGTTGGCACCTGTCGAAGATCCACAACTTATTGTCTATGTTGCTGTCCACAAACCGCAATTGAAAGACACCGAGGTAGGATCAGAGCCTACTTCAGACATTTTTAATTCTGTAACAGAAAACAGCTTAAAATACTTAAATATTCAACCTGAAAATCTTGAACTTGCCTCTTCCATAAAAATGCCAAATATTGTCGGGCAAAATATGATGGAAAGTCAGACTACACTAGAGTCACAAGGCTTAAAAACTGTTATAATTGGACAGTCGGAAAACGTGAAAGAGCAATTCCCAGCCGCAGGAACTTCGATTTTAGCCAAAGGTACAGTTTTTATAAAAGGGGAGGGAGACATTGAACTTCCTAACTTCACCGGATGGTCCAAACGAAATATTATGATTTATAAATCATTATCAAATATTCCAATTGAAATTTCAGGTGAAGGTTATGTAACAAGCCAAAGTTTAACTGCTGGATCTATTGTTTCAAAAGATACTCCTGTTGTTGTTCACTTGTCGACACCAGAAGAAACAAAAATTGTCCCTGAATTAGAGGAATCTATGGAAGAACCACCCCAAGACTAA
- the ftsL gene encoding cell division protein FtsL, which produces MALRKHQSQTYISRPSFPEQPQIKKPTKQAKKILTKGERFLLIGLLSAVTILALMIIQTQTAVRSTNADIQLMEKQIDNVSKENTDLSIQVSELSTYERIWKKAEELGLKLNEQNVKVVPGQ; this is translated from the coding sequence ATGGCTTTACGTAAACATCAGTCACAAACATACATAAGTCGACCTTCTTTTCCTGAACAACCACAAATAAAGAAGCCGACTAAACAAGCGAAAAAGATATTGACAAAAGGGGAAAGATTCCTTCTTATAGGTTTATTATCAGCAGTAACTATACTTGCTTTAATGATCATTCAAACTCAGACAGCTGTACGTTCAACAAATGCAGACATACAACTAATGGAAAAACAAATCGACAATGTATCAAAAGAAAATACAGACTTGTCCATACAAGTAAGCGAATTATCTACCTATGAGCGTATTTGGAAAAAAGCGGAAGAGCTCGGTTTAAAACTAAATGAGCAAAACGTAAAGGTAGTACCAGGACAATGA
- the rsmH gene encoding 16S rRNA (cytosine(1402)-N(4))-methyltransferase RsmH, whose translation MFHHTTVLLKETVDGLAVRPDGIYVDCTLGGAGHSEYLVQQLGGSGRLICFDQDRTAIENAKVRLAPFLDKVTFVHANFRYLKEELENIGIEKVDGVLYDLGVSSPQLDTPERGFSYNYDAPLDMRMDQTSELTAFHVVNDWPYEKLVKIFFRYGEEKFSKQVARKIEQARENAPIETTFQLVELIKAGIPAAARRTGGHPAKRIFQAIRIAVNDELGAAEDSLEDAIKVIKVGGRISVITFHSLEDRLTKTIFKEAASLPELPPNLPVIPVGMEPSLKLITRKPILPSVEELEENNRSRSAKLRIVEKINEKGSV comes from the coding sequence TTGTTTCATCACACAACGGTATTATTAAAAGAAACGGTAGATGGACTTGCCGTTCGTCCAGATGGAATTTATGTGGACTGTACTCTGGGAGGAGCAGGCCATAGTGAATATCTTGTCCAGCAATTAGGGGGAAGTGGTAGGTTAATTTGTTTTGACCAAGATAGGACAGCTATTGAGAACGCAAAAGTTAGATTAGCTCCTTTCCTAGACAAAGTAACATTTGTACATGCAAATTTCCGTTATCTAAAAGAGGAACTTGAAAATATTGGAATCGAAAAAGTGGATGGTGTTCTATATGATTTAGGAGTTTCTTCTCCACAGCTCGATACTCCAGAACGAGGCTTTAGTTACAATTACGATGCACCACTAGATATGAGGATGGATCAGACAAGTGAATTAACTGCTTTTCACGTAGTAAATGATTGGCCATATGAAAAACTAGTGAAAATATTCTTTCGATATGGTGAAGAGAAGTTCTCTAAGCAAGTTGCGAGAAAGATTGAGCAAGCTAGAGAAAACGCTCCAATTGAAACAACATTTCAATTAGTTGAATTAATAAAAGCTGGAATCCCAGCAGCTGCAAGGAGAACTGGTGGACATCCTGCGAAACGAATTTTCCAAGCTATAAGAATAGCTGTGAATGATGAATTAGGAGCAGCGGAAGATTCATTAGAGGATGCAATTAAAGTTATTAAGGTTGGCGGAAGAATAAGTGTTATTACATTTCATTCTCTAGAGGATAGATTAACCAAAACTATCTTTAAAGAAGCTGCGTCTTTACCAGAATTGCCACCTAATTTACCTGTAATACCAGTAGGAATGGAGCCGTCTTTAAAACTTATCACTAGAAAGCCTATTTTACCTTCTGTAGAAGAATTAGAAGAAAATAATAGATCTCGTTCAGCTAAACTAAGAATTGTGGAAAAAATTAATGAAAAGGGAAGTGTTTAA